A single genomic interval of Bacillus spongiae harbors:
- a CDS encoding RodZ family helix-turn-helix domain-containing protein, which yields MTELGARLKAAREEKGFSLEDLQRKTKIQRRYLIGIEEGNYELMPGKFYVRAFIKQYAEAVDLHPEEIFDEYANEIPNVEANEIPQQLSRVSSRKKKVTDSTSKIVDIIPKLLVFIIIVGIAFLAWYLFQRYVDPSDNLSQKAAKDGAKDEIILEDNLAVEVTEEESTDGEAPSTDEESGDEEIINTPSQEIVVKGTLGVETTYELKNADAFNLELTALDEQNSWVTVYNGSDEILYDKSLANGDSLSYDLSNDTEAYLVIGYAPAVTITINGEPLSYEIDVNDEVVQKISIQYVKTE from the coding sequence TTGACCGAACTAGGCGCTCGTTTGAAAGCGGCCAGAGAAGAAAAGGGATTTTCCTTAGAGGATCTTCAACGAAAAACGAAAATACAGAGAAGATATTTAATAGGAATTGAAGAAGGAAATTATGAATTAATGCCTGGGAAATTTTATGTTAGGGCATTTATTAAGCAATATGCTGAGGCAGTTGATTTGCACCCTGAAGAGATTTTCGATGAATATGCGAATGAAATTCCGAATGTTGAAGCGAATGAAATTCCACAACAGTTATCCCGAGTTTCATCACGCAAAAAGAAGGTGACAGATTCGACATCAAAAATAGTAGATATTATTCCAAAGCTGTTGGTTTTCATCATTATTGTTGGAATCGCATTTTTGGCATGGTATTTATTTCAGCGATATGTTGACCCAAGTGATAATTTAAGTCAAAAAGCTGCTAAAGATGGAGCAAAAGATGAAATTATTTTAGAGGACAACCTTGCTGTTGAGGTAACAGAAGAAGAATCAACAGATGGAGAAGCACCTTCAACGGATGAGGAGTCGGGTGACGAGGAAATAATCAATACACCTTCTCAAGAAATTGTCGTAAAGGGCACTTTGGGTGTTGAAACGACATATGAGTTGAAGAATGCTGATGCGTTTAATCTGGAGTTAACGGCACTCGATGAACAGAATTCATGGGTTACAGTATACAATGGAAGTGATGAGATACTGTATGATAAGAGTTTAGCAAATGGGGATTCCCTATCATATGACTTATCAAATGACACGGAAGCATACCTTGTAATTGGATATGCTCCGGCTGTGACCATTACAATAAACGGTGAGCCTTTGTCTTATGAGATTGACGTGAACGACGAAGTTGTACAGAAGATTTCGATTCAGTATGTAAAGACAGAATAG